CTCCCTGTTTTGTAGGTTAGCAGTACTCTTTATAAAGCTTCTTAGGCAACAAGACGTCTTGTTCCTCAAAACCCTGTCTTACGAATTCTCAAGCCATGTTCTTGCTTTAGGTTCTCACCACCCGAATACTGCAACCATGTGGAAGCAGTTCATCAGTAAACTGCCCCGTAAATCTTCCAAATATGACACTGCCTCGAATTCCCCACCGAGCAATCCCGGCAACAATGCTGCTGCCTGTGGGAATCCAATCGAACGGACTGCTAGTGGGAACGGCCTCCCTGATGGAGCGGCTTCTATGAAACGATTGGCTTCTGCAGAGTTCCCATCAAGTGTGGTTGTTGGTATTGAGCCTCTAATTTCATTTAAAGATGTTCCAAACTTTGAGAAGCAGAATGTTTTCCTCAGCAAGTTGAACCTTTGCTGCATTATTTTTGACTTCTCTGATCCAAACAAGGACTCTGTGGGGAAAGACTTGAAGCGCCAGACCTTAATAGAGCTTGTCGACTATGTGAGCACCGATGCTCCTCGGTTCACCGATCAGATGATTGCTGCAAGCTGTAGAATGTTTGCAATTAATTTGTTCAGAGTTTTCCCTCCAAGTCACCGGGCTAACTCGTCAATTGGCGAGGCAGAAGAAGAACTGGTGTTTGATCCAGCATGGTCTCATTTGCAGATTGTCTATGATTTGCTGCTTAAAGTTATTACGTCATCCTCCCTTGATGCAAAGATtgggaagaaatatgtagatcaATCATTCATCCGGGGTTTGCTCAACCTTTTTGATTCCGAGGATCCAAGAGAAAGGGAGTGCTTGAAAACAATCTTGCACAGGATCTATGGGAAGTTCATGGTTCAGCGGCCCTTCATCCGCAAATCAGTGAGCAATATCTTTTACCGGTTTGTATTTGAAACAGAGCGGCATAATGGGATTGCTGAGTTGCTGGAGGTTTTTGGGAGTGTGATTAGTGGGTTTGCGTTGCCACTGAAGGAGGAACACAAGATCTTTTTATGCAGGGTTCTGATTCCTCTGCATAAACCAAAAAAAGTAGGGGTTTATATTCAGCAGCTGACATACTGCATTAATCAGTTTGTAGAGAAAGAGCCAAAGTTGGCAAGCTCCGTGATCAGGGGTTTGCTGAAATACTGGCCTGTGACGAACAGTCAGAAGGAAGTGATGTTCTTGGGTGAGTTGGAAGAGGTCCTAGAAGCGACGAATATGGTGGAATTTCAGAAATGCATGGTTCCGCTGTTCCGGCGGATTGGGTGTTGCCTCAATAGCTCTCATTTCCAGGTAATCCTATTCTTCTACCTATAATTGCGTCATCTGGTTAATTTCTAATATCTCAATGACCTTGTGAGGAAACATAAGGTGAATCAGTTGTTTCGCTGATTATTTTGTCGTTAAATCTTGCATTCTTGggctctcttttttatttttcttgtcaTTCCCTCAatggtttttcttctt
This is a stretch of genomic DNA from Phoenix dactylifera cultivar Barhee BC4 chromosome 9, palm_55x_up_171113_PBpolish2nd_filt_p, whole genome shotgun sequence. It encodes these proteins:
- the LOC103704385 gene encoding serine/threonine protein phosphatase 2A 57 kDa regulatory subunit B' kappa isoform-like isoform X1 codes for the protein MFISDKNKIQGSHHPNTATMWKQFISKLPRKSSKYDTASNSPPSNPGNNAAACGNPIERTASGNGLPDGAASMKRLASAEFPSSVVVGIEPLISFKDVPNFEKQNVFLSKLNLCCIIFDFSDPNKDSVGKDLKRQTLIELVDYVSTDAPRFTDQMIAASCRMFAINLFRVFPPSHRANSSIGEAEEELVFDPAWSHLQIVYDLLLKVITSSSLDAKIGKKYVDQSFIRGLLNLFDSEDPRERECLKTILHRIYGKFMVQRPFIRKSVSNIFYRFVFETERHNGIAELLEVFGSVISGFALPLKEEHKIFLCRVLIPLHKPKKVGVYIQQLTYCINQFVEKEPKLASSVIRGLLKYWPVTNSQKEVMFLGELEEVLEATNMVEFQKCMVPLFRRIGCCLNSSHFQVAERALFLWNNDHLMNLIAQNRQVILPLIYPALERNARCHWSQSVLNVTMNIRKMFSDMDGDLFLACQRKFQEEEDKRGVMEERRRLIWERLETAATFQPVTRNTAVLVTPVRVPLVAATLT
- the LOC103704385 gene encoding serine/threonine protein phosphatase 2A 57 kDa regulatory subunit B' kappa isoform-like isoform X2 yields the protein MWKQFISKLPRKSSKYDTASNSPPSNPGNNAAACGNPIERTASGNGLPDGAASMKRLASAEFPSSVVVGIEPLISFKDVPNFEKQNVFLSKLNLCCIIFDFSDPNKDSVGKDLKRQTLIELVDYVSTDAPRFTDQMIAASCRMFAINLFRVFPPSHRANSSIGEAEEELVFDPAWSHLQIVYDLLLKVITSSSLDAKIGKKYVDQSFIRGLLNLFDSEDPRERECLKTILHRIYGKFMVQRPFIRKSVSNIFYRFVFETERHNGIAELLEVFGSVISGFALPLKEEHKIFLCRVLIPLHKPKKVGVYIQQLTYCINQFVEKEPKLASSVIRGLLKYWPVTNSQKEVMFLGELEEVLEATNMVEFQKCMVPLFRRIGCCLNSSHFQVAERALFLWNNDHLMNLIAQNRQVILPLIYPALERNARCHWSQSVLNVTMNIRKMFSDMDGDLFLACQRKFQEEEDKRGVMEERRRLIWERLETAATFQPVTRNTAVLVTPVRVPLVAATLT